One window of Phycisphaeraceae bacterium genomic DNA carries:
- a CDS encoding S9 family peptidase, producing the protein MIESIRRRSVAAYALTAVAACAIGAPKAEKNPVVDTYHGVSVSDDYRWLEDWDDAKVREWSSAQDRVARGFLAKLPNLGAIKARVAQVMSVPTPSFSSLHMTSDGKVLLGMLKQPPKQQAMLVAWDEPAKVLSAEVGTGVGADAVSLARPVVDPNTLDAKALTSIDWYVPSPDGKLVAVSLSEAGTESGDVSVFEIPSGKRVFETVPRVNGGTAGGSLAWAPDSKSFYYSRYPRGTERPPEDMDVYTQVYSHTLGTPTEKDRYETGKEFPRIAEIQLETLHSKSALDGTVLATVQKGDGGEFEFFLRVPDGTWTQFAKYEDRIVQATFGPDDALYLISRKDAPRGKLMRMSVAAPQIEKAALIVPEQKEALISEFDHANNFVVTESLIYTTYQLGGPSEIRVFDHAGKPQTAPTQLPVGSVGGLATAGGDQILFGNTSFTTPPAYFRFGPQKWTFSSPYSSEKLVNWETTKTALASSSPVDFSDYETVRDFATSKDGTKVPINIIRKKGIALDSSHPCVVTGYGGFGVNREPAFSPASIVLLEQGVVLASANLRGGGEFGEEWHKQGMLTKKQNVFDDFLACCEYMIDHKYTTSNRLAIQGGSNGGLLMGAALTQRPDLFRAVVSHVGIYDMLRVELSPNGAFNVTEYGTVKNPEQFKALHAYSPYHNVKDNTAYPAVLFLTGANDPRVDPMQSRKMTARLQAATSSDPAASPILLRTSMDSGHGGGTPLKARIEEVADVDAFLLWALGVQFSPK; encoded by the coding sequence ATGATCGAATCGATTCGCCGCCGTTCCGTTGCCGCGTACGCCTTGACTGCCGTCGCGGCCTGTGCGATCGGGGCGCCGAAGGCGGAAAAGAATCCGGTGGTCGATACGTACCACGGCGTTTCGGTCAGCGATGATTACCGCTGGCTCGAGGATTGGGACGACGCAAAGGTCAGGGAATGGTCGAGCGCGCAGGATCGGGTCGCGCGAGGTTTTCTCGCCAAGCTCCCGAATCTCGGGGCGATCAAAGCGCGCGTGGCGCAGGTGATGTCGGTGCCGACGCCGTCGTTTTCGTCGCTGCACATGACGTCGGACGGGAAGGTATTACTCGGCATGCTCAAGCAGCCTCCGAAGCAGCAGGCGATGCTGGTCGCGTGGGATGAGCCGGCGAAAGTGTTGAGTGCGGAAGTCGGGACGGGGGTGGGGGCGGATGCCGTGTCGCTCGCGCGCCCCGTCGTCGATCCGAACACGCTGGACGCCAAGGCGCTGACATCGATCGATTGGTACGTTCCCTCGCCCGATGGGAAGCTGGTGGCGGTCTCGCTGTCGGAAGCGGGCACGGAATCGGGCGATGTATCGGTCTTTGAGATTCCCAGCGGCAAGCGCGTGTTCGAGACTGTTCCGCGCGTGAACGGCGGTACGGCGGGTGGAAGCCTCGCGTGGGCGCCGGATTCGAAGTCGTTCTACTACTCACGCTACCCGCGCGGCACGGAGCGGCCGCCGGAAGACATGGATGTGTACACGCAGGTCTATTCGCACACGCTCGGCACACCGACCGAGAAGGACCGGTACGAAACGGGCAAAGAGTTTCCGCGGATCGCCGAGATTCAGCTCGAGACGCTGCACTCAAAGTCGGCGCTCGATGGCACGGTGCTGGCGACGGTGCAGAAGGGTGATGGAGGAGAGTTCGAGTTCTTCCTTCGCGTGCCCGATGGAACGTGGACGCAGTTCGCGAAATACGAGGATCGCATCGTGCAGGCGACATTCGGTCCGGACGATGCGCTGTATCTGATCAGCCGGAAGGATGCGCCGCGTGGGAAGCTGATGCGGATGAGTGTCGCTGCTCCGCAGATTGAGAAAGCGGCGCTGATCGTGCCCGAGCAGAAGGAAGCGCTGATCAGTGAGTTTGATCACGCGAACAACTTCGTCGTAACCGAGTCGCTCATCTACACGACCTACCAACTCGGCGGCCCATCGGAGATCCGGGTCTTCGATCACGCCGGGAAGCCTCAAACTGCTCCCACGCAGTTGCCGGTCGGATCGGTGGGCGGCCTTGCTACGGCCGGTGGCGACCAGATTCTGTTTGGGAACACATCGTTTACGACTCCGCCGGCATACTTCCGTTTTGGGCCGCAAAAATGGACATTCAGTTCCCCGTATTCCAGTGAGAAACTGGTGAATTGGGAAACGACGAAAACGGCACTCGCTTCTTCCAGCCCCGTCGACTTCTCCGATTACGAAACCGTCCGCGACTTCGCGACGAGCAAGGATGGCACCAAAGTTCCGATCAACATCATTCGCAAGAAGGGAATCGCTCTCGACTCTTCCCATCCGTGCGTCGTCACCGGCTACGGCGGCTTCGGCGTCAACCGCGAGCCCGCGTTCAGCCCGGCGAGCATCGTGCTGCTCGAGCAGGGTGTCGTGCTCGCGTCCGCCAACCTCCGCGGCGGGGGCGAATTCGGCGAGGAATGGCACAAGCAGGGGATGCTCACCAAAAAGCAGAATGTCTTCGACGATTTTCTCGCGTGCTGTGAGTACATGATCGATCACAAGTACACGACGAGCAATCGACTCGCCATCCAGGGCGGCTCGAACGGCGGCCTGCTCATGGGCGCCGCGCTGACGCAGCGCCCCGATCTCTTCCGCGCCGTCGTCTCTCACGTCGGCATCTACGACATGCTCCGCGTCGAACTCTCTCCCAATGGCGCGTTCAACGTCACCGAATACGGCACGGTCAAGAACCCGGAACAATTCAAGGCGCTGCACGCCTATTCACCCTATCACAACGTGAAGGACAACACGGCGTATCCGGCGGTCTTGTTTCTCACCGGCGCGAACGATCCGCGTGTTGACCCGATGCAGAGCCGCAAGATGACGGCGCGGCTCCAGGCGGCAACATCGAGCGATCCGGCCGCTTCTCCGATTCTGCTCCGAACGAGCATGGATTCTGGACACGGGGGCGGCACGCCGCTCAAGGCGAGAATCGAAGAAGTGGCGGACGTCGATGCGTTCCTGCTCTGGGCGCTTGGCGTGCAGTTCAGCCCGAAATGA